One region of Anticarsia gemmatalis isolate Benzon Research Colony breed Stoneville strain chromosome 2, ilAntGemm2 primary, whole genome shotgun sequence genomic DNA includes:
- the LOC142980048 gene encoding protein takeout-like yields MLPTTVLLFVLHFVAADLPPYIKVCQRNDPNVDKCIMNSVEELRPKMIGGIPELNVPGIEPLSLGQIALARGPQGAKLTAVVNDVKVRGPSNFIIEELKSDLDKNRFDFKLLLPKLDFAGKYKMDIQVLLLRLQGRGNITGTFKDYACNVTMRGHKEIRGEDEYLQFDPFKVKLRVGQSSIYLTNLFDGDPVLGPATNRVINENSNVFLEEIRPVLERSLGELFTEMANKITSKFTYKELFP; encoded by the exons ATGTTGCCCACCACGGTGCTTCTGTTCGTACTGCATTTTGTCGCCGCTGATCTac CGCCATACATCAAGGTGTGTCAGCGGAATGACCCCAACGTCGACAAATGCATCATGAACTCAGTCGAAGAGCTACGGCCAAAGATGATTGGG GGTATCCCAGAGTTGAACGTGCCTGGCATCGAGCCGCTGAGCCTGGGACAGATCGCTTTGGCTCGAGGACCTCAGGGCGCGAAGCTGACGGCCGTCGTCAACGACGTCAAAGTGAGGGGACCTAGCAATTTCATTATTGAAGAGCTTAA GTCCGATCTAGACAAGAACAGGTTCGACTTCAAGCTGCTGTTGCCGAAGCTGGACTTCGCCGGCAAGTACAAGATGGACATCCAGGTGCTACTGCTGAGGCTGCAGGGCAGGGGGAACATCACTGGCACTTTTA AGGACTACGCTTGCAACGTCACAATGCGAGGCCACAAGGAAATCCGCGGTGAGGACGAATATCTTCAGTTCGATCCCTTCAAAGTGAAGCTCCGTGTTGGTCAGTCCTCCATCTATCTGACCAACTTGTTCGACGGTGATCCAGTCCTCGGACCTGCCACCAACAGGGTTATCAACGAAAACTCAAACGTATTCTTAGAAGAAATAAGACCGGTCCTAGAGCGCAGCCTTGGAGAACTCTTCACTGAAATGGCGAATAAAATAACATCGAAGTTTACTTACAAAGAACTGTTTCCGTGA
- the LOC142980032 gene encoding uncharacterized protein LOC142980032 has protein sequence MGWHQAIVIVVLGILQSDLYQAAPVKPAGTTIQLRFPFSYIDGFPGYPINFPFQFPCLRNSQSNCGQGSLRPNAVKISMPTNTRSGRTNIIIDTRKRNGTVVTDDYPPQRISEKTNVNVIVEIKNKKNGNSPQDGVTKTSTSADSSAGRDEDGNIIRDQSSIKSEFDGNDSGVDVTVDVDKTEQDDSGGDAPIDEVPADVPQASNNNPGNPATNNDDAAAAAGSAVPVGDDGSAAGASSGAAAGNDGSAAAASSGAAAGNGGAPTGNNAPAPGNAPAGNNAPAPGNGGPPAGPPPGKGGPPAGPPPGKGGPPAGPPPVKDGPPAGPPPVKDGPPAGPPPVNDGPPAGPPPVKDAPPAIPPPVKDEPTATGDDPVAPVGNDGVDPTAPVGSDGADPTAVAGNDGVDPATAAGNDGVDPTAVAGNDGVDPATAAGSDGVDPATGAGSDGVDPAANNDDAAAAAGTASEAGDAASVADSAATGQDAAAGAATGAASDGQ, from the exons ATGGGTTGGCATCAAGCTATTGTGATTGTGGTCCTAGGAATTCTGCAG agtGACTTGTATCAAGCTGCACCTGTCAAACCAGCAGGCACAACGATACAGTTAAGGTTCCCGTTTAGCTACATAGATGGCTTCCCAGGTTACCCAATCAATTTCCCGTTCCAATTCCCTTGCCTCAGAAATAGTCAAAGCAATTGCGGCCAAGGGAGTCTGCGACCAAATGCAGTAAAGATCTCTATGCCAACGAACACACGGTCAGGAAGGACTAATATCATAATTGACACTAGAAAACGCAATGGCACAGTTGTCACTGATGATTATCCACCACAACGCATCAGTGAGAAGACTAATGTAAATGTAATcgtagaaattaaaaataagaaaaatgggAACAGTCCGCAGGATGGTGTTACAAAAACTTCAACTAGTGCTGATTCTTCTGCTGGACGTGACGAAGACGGAAACATAATTAGAGATCAATCGTCTATCAAGTCGGAGTTTGATGGTAATGATTCAGGCGTCGACGTCACAGTAGATGTCGACAAAACTGAACAGGACGATAGTGGTGGCGATGCCCCTATCGATGAGGTCCCTGCGGATGTACCTCAAGCTTCAAATAACAACCCAGGTAATCCAGCAACTAACAACGATGATGCCGCTGCGGCAGCAGGCTCAGCAGTGCCAGTGGGAGACGATGGCTCCGCAGCGGGGGCAAGTTCAGGAGCTGCAGCTGGCAATGATGGATCAGCAGCTGCTGCAAGTTCAGGAGCAGCGGCCGGAAATGGTGGAGCTCCTACTGGAAATAATGCACCAGCACCTGGAAACGCACCGGCTGGTAATAATGCTCCTGCGCCAGGTAATGGTGGGCCACCTGCCGGACCCCCACCCGGTAAAGGTGGACCTCCTGCTGGACCACCACCTGGTAAAGGGGGGCCTCCGGCCGGACCACCACCTGTCAAAGATGGGCCGCCTGCCGGACCGCCGCCTGTAAAGGATGGGCCGCCTGCTGGACCCCCGCCTGTTAATGATGGTCCCCCTGCTGGACCCCCGCCTGTTAAAGACGCACCGCCTGCCATACCCCCACCCGTTAAAGATGAACCAACAGCGACTGGAGACGACCCAGTAGCTCCGGTTGGTAATGACGGCGTGGACCCAACAGCTCCAGTCGGTAGCGATGGAGCAGACCCCACGGCAGTAGCCGGTAATGATGGAGTGGACCCTGCTACAGCAGCTGGTAATGATGGAGTGGACCCTACTGCAGTGGCCGGCAACGACGGAGTGGACCCTGCTACTGCGGCTGGTAGCGATGGTGTTGACCCTGCTACTGGAGCTGGTAGCGATGGAGTGGACCCTGCAGCTAATAATGATGATGCAGCGGCTGCAGCGGGCACAGCAAGTGAGGCTGGCGACGCCGCGTCCGTAGCAGACTCAGCTGCAACTGGACAAGACGCCGCTGCAGGAGCTGCTACCGGAGCTGCTTCCGACGGTCAGTAA
- the LOC142980039 gene encoding protein takeout-like produces MSLNNLLTSFVFFCAITGGLFKELPSYIHVCQRDPNTIQDCVLKSIESLKPQLIAGIPEIDVPSIDPFFIPEIKALTTDSIPIRASGQNVKVTGAGDFKIKSLSVDVDTLLIKVRVRFPKLHFEGDYKLDTQILVVPLKGEGKLSADALKCDAEITVHSQISQRDGVEYLTFKKIDADINVKDYRVKLDGLFNGDKTLGEAANAAINQNRGEFLKATKPILEKTVAKIFLDIANKVVDGFTLEQLLPKP; encoded by the exons atgtctttgaataatttattaacgtCGTTTGTTTTCTTCTGTGCTATCACTGGCGGTTTGTTTAAAGAATTAC CGAGCTACATCCACGTGTGCCAGCGTGATCCGAACACGATACAAGATTGTGTTCTCAAGTCTATAGAGTCGTTGAAGCCTCAGCTCATTGCAGGCATACCAGAGATCGATGTCCCGAGCATAGACCCCTTCTTCATTCCTGAA ATCAAAGCGCTGACTACAGACAGTATTCCAATTCGCGCGTCAGGACAAAATGTGAAGGTCACGGGCGCTGGAGACTTCAAGATCAAGAGCTTATC tGTTGACGTGGACACACTCCTGATCAAGGTCCGCGTTCGCTTCCCCAAGCTGCACTTCGAAGGCGACTACAAACTGGACACCCAAATTCTTGTCGTGCCTCTCAAGGGAGAAGGAAAACTCAGTGCTGATGCCT TGAAATGCGACGCGGAGATCACGGTGCACTCCCAGATCAGTCAGCGTGACGGCGTGGAGTACCTCACCTTCAAGAAGATCGATGCTGACATCAACGTCAAGGACTACCGCGTCAAGCTCGACGGACTCTTCAATGGAGACAAGACCCTCG GTGAAGCAGCCAACGCAGCTATCAACCAGAACCGCGGAGAATTCTTGAAGGCCACAAAACCAATCTTGGAAAAGACTGTAGCGAAAATCTTCTTGGACATCGCCAACAAAGTTGTGGACGGATTCACACTTGAACAGTTACTCccaaaaccttaa